The Watersipora subatra chromosome 1, tzWatSuba1.1, whole genome shotgun sequence genome has a window encoding:
- the LOC137386100 gene encoding ATP synthase subunit C lysine N-methyltransferase-like, which yields MNETKKLDCDICEQISQGTAISQPPRLTSASKFVLGFGVAIASIIYGVAIPFVLPGFRKVCLPYIPATDKQIQNILICLKGRSGALVDLGSGDGRIILSVMKANGSNNDFNIEKADGVELNPWLVLYSKYSKWRHRRSITSGSVSFYKKDIFKTDLGIYDNIVVFGVEGLMTELECKLEHDLKSNGVLIACRFPLPNWVPVLIEGEGIDRVWVYDRTSMITDTIV from the coding sequence ATGAATGAAACGAAAAAGTTGGACTGTGATATATGTGAGCAAATCAGTCAAGGTACTGCTATCAGTCAACCTCCCAGACTTACTTCAGCATCAAAGTTTGTTTTGGGCTTTGGAGTAGCTATTGCCTCCATTATATATGGTGTTGCGATTCCCTTCGTCTTGCCTGGTTTTAGAAAGGTTTGCCTTCCTTATATACCAGCGACCGataaacaaatacaaaacaTTCTCATCTGTCTTAAAGGCAGATCCGGGGCGCTGGTTGATCTAGGCAGCGGTGATGGCAGAATTATCCTTAGTGTCATGAAAGCAAATGGATCAAATAACGACTTCAATATCGAGAAGGCTGATGGAGTGGAATTAAACCCATGGCTTGTGCTCTATTCTAAGTATTCTAAATGGCGGCACAGAAGGAGCATCACCAGTGGCTCAGTATCGTTCTATAAGAAGGACATATTTAAAACTGATTTGGGAATTTATGATAACATTGTGGTATTCGGGGTAGAAGGTTTGATGACCGAGTTGGAATGCAAGTTAGAACACGATTTGAAAAGTAATGGTGTGCTTATTGCTTGCAGATTTCCGTTACCAAATTGGGTGCCAGTTTTGATAGAAGGCGAAGGAATTGACCGTGTATGGGTTTATGATCGCACATCGATGATAACAGATACAATTGTGTAA
- the LOC137386099 gene encoding myocardin-related transcription factor A-like, giving the protein MAAARGSLPTTSSGTGSPGSQPDSPPQYQMDQLSIAEHMNANKQVLNRKLMVRRSVPELVDAGIYPPSPYAFAGQRILLERAKTGDILKHKIERRPARDFLVQHHILDDSNVDPSLQSMQRKLKKAKLTDELNEKLEHRPGPLELVTQRILEVDDPIKTALEEGKLQFQKAEDAVETSSVVKQPYVVESPKSGQSSPDPLDFDDSNSITSTCTSFNASQVPSPPDISPLLNKPTTLSRTIGGQTISIPLTSQPSQPFRPPGQFVLPSPQQPYPTSSRSQQQGAISSRPNRRNSRHSRSKQQTKQRVIKFHEYKGPPTSKASNSVGTFVTTTGPMQRLDGLTAHEMRVHQQNLYLQCQMEVESKANAPTLLHSVKASPATPLSQSQVSDIHEMQEPPTPNPDLARSRPETPSFSIRSPPTTISSNSHSVLHVSRSLSHLEDLKVADLKQELKRRDLTVSGSKPQLIERLREHQLRELSASIPSVSTASPAPSSELSYSAATPSVQSFSDEVIMAPPSVASITSVSGSVLPPNISSPPQTPSSPMEDLLKSPSINPGMETDESTSQSSKTTADMHKTVRAQAKQIEVLTRQLMQFQQQYPMVHQPLATTPTPAPQQTVSSQQEQVPSVTQLQQVPSAVLPQMQELLQQSSQQQGQEFSQHMQQQATPINIPDKQVYLATPDGKMTAYKVILHTGNGVLQQMIPKLATPDQIAPTTLATSSQISGEQTISLPNFADMDGKGLSSSALHENDEQSINVGDVIDVLIQTGEMDPEAVSNEEQKGGEQVGEERMDGNQTRQLNSETIDLELPLSPLDMDWIDTNSNSHYPDGFSSHNVPTTESFSYSGHNELDWLSNMHLDMDQPKINSLDDINSSSRSLSTSDPVLSPKPPDLMNIFNLDDSDFRVATDSGSDYNWDKLISQTSHNL; this is encoded by the exons ATGGCTGCTGCGCGTGGATCCTTACCGACCACAAGCAGTGGAACAGGGTCTCCCGGCTCACAACCTGACAGCCCTCCACAGTATCAAATGGACCAATTGTCTATCGCTGAACACATGAATGCAAACAAACAGG TTCTCAACAGAAAACTGATGGTGAGGAGGTCTGTGCCAGAACTGGTGGATGCTGGGATTTATCCTC CATCTCCATACGCCTTTGCTGGACAAAGAATACTTCTGGAGAGAGCCAAG ACCGGCGATATCCTCAAACACAAGATAGAGCGTAGGCCTGCCCGTGATTTTCTCGTTCAGCATCACATCTTGGATG ACTCAAATGTCGACCCATCACTGCAGAGCATGCAAAGGAAACTCAAAAAGGCCAAACTGACAGACGAGTTGAATGAGAAACTAGAACACCGGCCTGGCCCTCTCGAGTTAGTCACACAGAGGATATTAGAGGTTGACGACCCGATTAAAACTGCCCTTGAAG AAGGCAAGCTACAATTTCAGAAAGCGGAGGATGCGGTGGAGACATCGAGTGTGGTGAAACAGCCATATGTGGTGGAGAGTCCCAAGTCTGGTCAGTCTTCGCCTGATCCTTTGGACTTTGACGATTCTAACAGTATTACTAGTACTTGCACTAGTTTTAATGCATCACAAGTGCCAAGCCCACCAGATATTTCTCCGTTGCTTAACAAACCGACCACATTAAGCAGGACTATTGGAGGTCAAACTATTAGCATACCTCTCACCTCTCAGCCATCACAACCATTCCGCCCTCCAGGACAATTTGTGTTGCCATCTCCACAGCAGCCGTACCCTACATCTTCCCGGTCGCAGCAGCAAGGTGCAATCTCTAGTCGACCAAACCGTCGCAACTCTCGTCACTCTCGATCTAAGCAGCAAACAAAGCAGCGAGTTATAAAGTTTCACGAATATAAGGGACCTCCGACATCCAAAGCTTCCAACTCAGTTGGCACCTTTGTAACTACAACTGGGCCGATGCAAAGACTTGACGGTTTGACAGCTCATGAGATGAGAGTGCACCAGCAGAATCTCTACCTTCAATGTCAAATGGAAGTGGAGAGCAAGGCAAATGCTCCAACTCTTCTCCATTCTGTCAAAGCATCACCTGCGACACCGCTCTCACAGTCACAGGTATCTGACATTCATGAAATGCAGGAACCACCAACGCCTAATCCAGATTTAGCCCGGAGCCGACCTGAGACACCAAGCTTTTCCATCAGATCTCCACCGACGACAATATCCAGTAACAGCCACTCTGTGCTGCAtgtctctcgctctctctcgcACCTCGAGGACCTCAAAGTGGCCGACTTGAAGCAGGAACTGAAGCGGAGGGATTTGACCGTTTCTGGCTCTAAGCCGCAGCTCATTGAGCGGCTAAGAGAGCACCAGCTGAGGGAGCTCTCAG CAAGCATCCCATCGGTCAGCACGGCAAGCCCTGCGCCCAGCTCAGAATTGAGTTATTCGGCTGCAACACCAAGCGTTCAGAGCTTCTCTGATGAAGTAATAATGGCACCACCCAGTGTTGCCAGCATAACTAGTGTATCTGGCTCTGTTCTCCCTCCAAACATTAGTTCTCCTCCTCAAACTCCCAGCTCACCAATGGAGGACCTTTTAAAATCTCCTTCAATAAATCCGGGAATGGAAACTGATGAGTCTACGAG ccaatcaagTAAGACAACAGCAGACATGCATAAGACTGTGCGTGCACAGGCCAAACAGATAGAGGTACTCACG AGGCAGTTGATGCAATTTCAACAGCAATATCCAATGGTGCATCAGCCATTGGCTACTACACCAACTCCTGCACCTCAACAGACAGTATCTTCGCAGCAGGAGCAGGTACCCTCAGTGACACAGCTCCAACAGGTGCCCTCCGCTGTTCTGCCTCAGATGCAAGAATTATTACAGCAGAGCAGTCAACAACAGGGTCAAGAATTTTCACAGCATATGCAGCAGCAGGCAACTCCTATAAATATACCGGACAAGCAAGTATATCTTGCAACACCAGATGGTAAAATGACGGCATACAAGGTGATACTTCATACAGGAAACGGTGTCCTGCAGCAGATGATACCAAAACTAGCTACACCTGATCAAATTGCGCC AACAACACTTGCAACAAGCTCACAGATATCTGGAGAGCAGACAATTTCATTGCCAAATTTTGCAGACATGGATGGGAAG GGATTGTCATCATCGGCTCTGCATGAGAATGATGAACAGAGCATCAACGTTGGTGATGTTATTGATGTACTCATACAAACTGGAG AAATGGATCCAGAGGCAGTGAGCAATGAAGAGCAGAAGGGTGGAGAGCAAGTAGGTGAGGAAAGAATGGATGGTAATCAAACACGGCAGCTCAACAGTGAGACCATAGACCTCGAGTTACCTCTCTCACCCCTTGATATGGACTGGATAGACACTAATAGTAACAGCCACTACCCAGATGGGTTTAGCAGCCATAATGTTCCTACCACTGAGAGTTTCAGCTACAGTGGCCATAATGAGTTGGACTGGTTGTCAAATATGCATCTTGACATGGATCAGCCTAAGATAAACTCTTTGGATGATATTAACTCTAGTAGCAGGTCGCTGTCCACATCTGATCCTGTACTCTCACCAAAACCTCCTGATCTCATGAACATCTTTAATTTGGATGATTCCGATTTTAGAGTAGCCACAGATTCTGGATCTGATTATAATTGGGACAAACTAATCAGCCAGACTTCTCATAACTTATAG